Below is a genomic region from Mycolicibacterium neworleansense.
GGAAACCGAAGCAGAACAGCACCGCCGGCTCGCCACCGTTCTCGATGGGCAGCAACCCCTTGGGCTGATGCTGCGTGAAGTACGCGAACGCCATCTGACCCGAGGCGATGAACGCGGCGATGCGGGTGAACAGCCCCACCATGATGAGCAGGCCGAGCACCAGCTCCAGAACGCCGGCGTACCAGTACGGCCAGGTACCCACCGGCACTGCGCCGCTTCCCGAATCGACCGGCCAGGCGAAGAGTTTCGACGCTCCATGGATGGTGAACAGGAAGCCGAACACAACACGGAACAAACTGATGACGGCCGGCGACAGTGTGCCGAGCCGGGTGTCCAGATTGGTCGTCATGGGCAGAGAATACGCCCAGACGACCAAGAACTCACAGCTCGAGCAACACCGTTACCGGTCCGTCATTGACCAGTTCCACCTGCATATCCGCACCGAAAACCCCCGTTTGCACAACGGCGCCCAATTGTCTGAGCGCATCGGCAAACTCGGCCACCAGCGGCTCGGCGACCGGACCGGGCGCCGCCGCGTTCCACGACGGCCGCCTGCCCTTGTCGGTGTTGGCGTACAACGTGAACTGACTGATCACCAGGATGGGCGCGGCGACGTCGGACGCGGATTTCTCGCCGTCGAGAATCCGCAACTGCCAGAGCTTCTCGGCCATCCGGCGGGCCTTGGCGGCGTCGTCGTCATGGGTTGCGCCGACCAGGGCGAGCAGCCCCTGCGGGTTCGGCTCGATGGCACCGACGATTTCGCCGTCGACCGCAACGCTCGCCGATGTCACCCGCTGCACCAGAACACGCATCGGTCCATTGTGCTTTCGGCGCCGAGCCGGCCGCCGGTCGGGTGCCTACCCGAGGGCGGATCTGCCGTAGTTGTCCGCGTAGGCGTTCGCCACCCCCGGGAGGATCTCGACGATGGTGAAATAGCGGTCCCACAGTGGTGTTTCACGGAGCTCCTCGATCGCGAGCTCATACTCGTGCGGATCGGCGGCCTCCCACAGCAAGACGTCGGTGACCCTGGCGGTGTAGAACTCCGTGTCGTACCAACGAAAACTCACGGCGGGGTGCCGATCGAGTATCGGTTGCAGGTGCCGCGCCAGCTCATCGAAGCGTTTGGCCACGGGGAAGCCGAGCCATTCCGGATTGGTCTTGACCAGCATGAAAACCGTGAACATGGTGAACCTCGTTCTCTCACTTGTGAATACGACTGGAGAGAAACGAAAAGGCCAACGAATCTCTCCGTTGACCTGTGAGGTTGTCAGCACCGCAAGCGGTTGAGCTCGCGTTAGTTAGGTTAGCCTAAGACTGTGGCCCCCGGCAAGGCCGGGGGCCACAATCCGAGCCATACGTCGACTCAGACGACTTAGACGTCGTAGTACAGGCTGAACTCGTACGGGTGAGGCCGGATCTGGATCGGCATGATCTCGTTCTCCCGCTTGTAGGAGATCCAGGTCTCGATCAGATCCTCGGTGAACACGCCACCCTCGGTGAGGTACTCGTGGTCCTCTTCGAGGCGGTCGATCACCGCGGCCAGCGAGGTCGGGGCCTGCGGGATGTTGGCGGCCTCGTCCGGCGGCAGCTCGTAGAGGTCCTTGTCGACCGGGGCCAGCGGCTCGATCTTCTTCTTGATGCCGTCGATACCGGCCATCAGCATTGCCGAGAAGGCCAGGTACGGGTTACCCGAGCTGTCCGGGCAGCGGAACTCGAGGCGCTTGGCCTTCGGGTTGTTGCCGGTGATCGGGATACGGACGCAAGCCGAACGGTTGCGCTGGCTGTACACCAGGTTGATCGGGGCCTCGTAGCCCGGCACCAGACGCTTGTAGGAGTTCACCGTCGGGTTGGTGAAGGCCAGCAGCGACGGGGCGTGGTGCAGGATGCCGCCGATGTAGTGGCGCGCCATGTCGGACAGGCCCGCGTAGCCGGACTCGTCGTGGAACAGCGGCTTGCCGTCCTTCCACAGCGACTGGTGGGCGTGCATGCCCGAGCCGTTGTCGCCGAACAGCGGCTTCGGCATGAACGTGACGGTCTTGCCGTTCGCCCATGCGGTGTTCTTGATGATGTATTTGAACAGCAGCACGTCATCGGCCGCGGCCAGCAGCGTGTTGAACTTGTAGTTGATCTCGGCCTGGCCGGCGGTGCCCACCTCGTGGTGGCCGCGCTCCAGGGTGAAGCCCGCGTTGATCAGGTTGGTCGACATCTCGTCGCGCAGGTCGACGTAGTGGTCGTACGGCGCCACCGGGAAGTAGCCACCCTTGGGGCGGACCTTGTAGCCACGGTTGGCCGAGCCGTCGGCCTCGAAGGGCTCGCCGGTGTTCCACCAGCCGGACTCGGAGTCGACCTCGTAGAAGGTGCCGTTGATCTTCGAGTCGAAGCTCACCGAGTCGAAGATGTAGAACTCGGCCTCGGCGCCGAAGTAACAGGTGTCGGCGATACCGGTGCTGGCAAGGTAGTTCTCCGCCTTGCGGGCCACGTTGCGCGGGTCGCGGGAGTACGCCTCACGGGTGAACGGGTCGTGCACGAAGAAGTTCAGGTTCAGCGTCTTGGCGGCGCGGAACGGGTCGATGCGCGCGGTGTCGGGGTCCGGCAGCAGCATCATGTCGGATTCGTGGATCGACTGGAAGCCGCGGACCGACGAGCCGTCGAACGCGAGGCCGTCCTCGAAGACGCTCTGGTCGAACGCCGACGCCGGGATCGAGAAGTGCTGGACGACGCCGGGCAGATCGCAGAAGCGAATGTCGACGTACTCGACGTTCTCGTCCTTGATCAGCTTGAAGATGTCGTCGGACGTCTTTTCTGCCACTGAGTGTTCTCCTTTACTGGTAACCCGCGGGTTGACGCTAAGGACACGATGTTGCGCAGTCGTCAACCATATGTTGCGCGCAAGTTACGCGATCACCGTTCTTTGTGACGTGAGCTACTGACCGTCACTCGATCGGTCCCGCCTATTCTGGCCCTATGGCGCGCACGATGGGAACTTGGCTGTCCGGACCCGGACCTTTCGACGCCGGCGACGGCGAGGACGCCCAGGACGGCCGGGGTAAATACCCTGGTGAGCGCCTCGGCTTGCCCGAGTCGGGGTCCGGCTCGCTGGCCCGGATGGGCCGCCGGCTCGGTGCGCTCCTGATCGATTGGCTGGTCGCCTACGGGCTGGCCGGTCTGGTGATGGCCCTTGGTCTGATCTCGTTGCCCATGCTGTCCACGGCCGTGCTGGTGATCTGGATGGTGCTGGGCACGGTCGCGGTGCGGTTGTTCTCGTTCACACCGGGGCAGCTGGCCGTAGGCCTGGCCGTGGTGCCGGCCGACGGGCGGGACCGGATCGGCATCGTGCGGGCGTTCCTGCGGGTGGTGCTGATCGCATTGGTGATCCCGCCGCTGGTCTCCGACAGCGATCTGCGGGGTCTGCACGACCGGCTGACGTTCACCGCCGTGGTGCGCCGCTAGGCGCGTTCAGTCGAACCGCGTGCGTAACGCCAGGGCGAAAAAACAGTCGTCAGATCGCCGTGGCGTTACGAACGAGGGGTCGGCAGCTGAGATCAGCGCCGGCGCACGGTGCGCTGCACCCCGCGCATCTTCGCGCCGGCGGGCATCGGGCCCTTGGGCATACCGGCGGGGCCGGTCTTGGTGCCCAGTGCGGCGAGCCGCGATTCGATCGAATCCATCTGCTTGACGGTGATGTTGGCCGGCAGCTTGTTCAGGTGGCGCTCCAGCTTGGACAGCGGCACCTCGCCCTCGCCGTTGCCGACCACGATGTCGTAGATCGGAACCTCGCCGACCAGGCGGGCGGTGCGCTTCTTCTCCTGGGCCAGCAGCGGCTTGACCCGGTTGGCCGAACCCTCGCCAACAAAGATCACGCCGGGCCGGCCGATCACGCGGTGCACTGCGTCGAAGTGACCGGTCGCCGCCACGCCGGGGGTGACGCGCCACTTGCCGCGGAGGTTGTCCAGCGCCCAGGCCGCGGCACCGGTCTGGCCTTCGGCCTTGAGGTACACCGACTTCTGGGCCCGCCGGCCGAAGATGATGAAGGCGACGAGCGCACCCAGCACCACACCCAGCGGGATGAGCGTGTACATGGTGAACCCGCCGATGAGCACCCCGGCGACCACGGCGGCAGCGACGATCAGCACGAACGCGCCGATCATGTACGGCAGCAGACGCTTGTCCTCTTTGCGCTGGATCTGGAATGCCTGCCACAGCTGACTGCGCCGCTGCTTGGAGGCCGCCTTGCGGGCAGCCTTCGCCTCGGCCTTTGCCGCCTTGGTTTCTGCGGCATTGCGCGTTTTCGCCATTACATCAGGATACGGGGGGCTGATCTGCGAACCGAACCCGTGCGGCCTGCGCATAGAGCCTGCCCGCCCGGTAGGACGACCGCACCAGTGGTCCGGCCAGCACGCCGGCGAATCCGAGGCCCTCGGCATAGCTCGACAGCTCGACGAACTCATCGGGGTGTACCCAGCGCTCCACTGGATGGTGCCGGGGCGACGGCCGCAGGTACTGGGTGATGGTGACGATGTCGCAGCCCGCATCGTGCAGGTCCCGCAGGGCGGTCTGCACCTCGTCGATGGTCTCGCCCATCCCGAGGATCAGGTTCGACTTGGTGACCAGGCCGAAGTTGCGGGCGGCGGTGATCACCGCCAGGCTGCGGTCGTACCGGAAGGCCGGACGGATCCGCTTGAAGATGCGCGGTACCGTTTCGACGTTGTGCGCGAACACTTCTGGGCGCGACTCGAACACTTCGGCCAACTGGTCCGGGTTGCCGTTGAAGTCCGGCGCCAACAACTCGACACCGGTGTTCGGATTCAGCGCATGGATCTGACGGACCGTCTCGGCGTACAGCCAGGCTCCGCCGTCGGGCAGGTCATCACGGGCCACCCCGGTCACCGTCGAGTACTTCAGCCCCATCGCCTGCACACTCTCGGCGACCCGGCGCGGTTCGTCGCGGTCCAGTTCGGCCGGCTTGCCGGTGTCGATCTGGCAGAAATCACACCGGCGGGTGCACTGCTCGCCGCCGATCAGGAACGTGGCTTCCCGGTCCTCCCAGCATTCGAAGATGTTGGGGCAACCGGCCTCCTCGCACACCGTGTGCAGACCCTCACGGCGCACCAGGCCTTTGAGCGCGGTGTACTCCGGACCCATCTTGGCCCGGGTCTTGATCCACGGTGGCTTGCGTTCGATGGGGGTCTGCGCATTCCGGACTTCCAGACGCAACAGCTTCCGACCTTCAGGAACCACAGTCACCGCTTCATCCTACTTTCAGAGCTACTTCCAGCCGTCCGTCCAGCGCGTCGCTCACGGCGGTGGCGACCCGGTCGGTGACGTCCCCGACGGTGACGCGGCGGCCCAGTTCGGCCGTGAGTGACGTCACCCCGGCGTCGGCGATTCCGCACGGCACGATCGACGAGTACGCGGACAGGTCACAATCACAGTTCAGCGCGAATCCGTGCAGCGTCGTCGCCCGGGACACCCGGATGCCGATCGCCCCGACCTTGCGCGCCGGCCGCAACCCGTCGCCTGGTACCCACACCCCGGAGCGTCCCTCGACCCGCTCGGTCTCCAGGCCGAGATCCGCGCACACGCTGATGAGTGCTTGCTCAAGGCGCCGAACGAAATTCACCACATCCAACGGCTCGGCCAGCCCGATGATCGGATAGCCCACCAGCTGCCCGGGGCCGTGCCAGGTGATCTTGCCGCCCCGGTCGGTGTCGACGACGGGGGTGCCGTCCAGCGGACGTTCATGCGGCTCGGTCCGCTTGCCCGCGGTGTAGACGGCCGGGTGTTCCAGCAGCAACAGGGTGTCGGGCCCACCGGCCACCCGGGCGTCGGCGATCTCGCGCTGCAGCTCCCAGGCGGCTTCGTAATCGAGTGTGCCCAGGCGCCGCACCTCAAGGGGAGCGGCGGCCGAGCGGATGGATGTCACAGCGTCGACGGTACGCCCCGGCTGCGCGGAGTCCGGGCTCACAGGTCTTTGGGCGCGGTGGCGTAGGCCAGCGCCTCACCGATGGTCTTGTGGTGAAAGACGAAGCCGGCACGTTCCAGTGCGGCAGGGATGGCACGCTGACCCACGAGCAGCGCTTCGTCGGCGAACTCGCCCAGCAGTGTGCGCAGCGCGAACCCCGGAACCATCGCCGGGGTGGGCCGGTTGAGGGCCCGGCCCAGGGCGGCGGTGAACTCGGCGTTGGTCACCGGAGCCGGACCGGTGAGATTGACCGGACCCGAAAGGCTTTCGTTCTCCATCGCGAACAGCACCGCGCGGATCTCGTCCTCCAGGCTGATCCACGGGATGTACTGCCTGCCGTTGCCCAACCGGGCCCCCAGGCCCAGCGAGAACAACGGCTTGAGCCGGTTCACCATGCCCCCCGACGGGGCCATCACAAGCCCGGTGCGCAACAGCGCCACCCGGGACCCGGCTGCGATGGCGGGCGCGGTGGCCGCTTCCCAGTCCGCGCACAGCCCCGCCAGAAAACCGTGGCCCTGTGGCGCCGACTCCTCGGTCACCCGGTCCCTGGTGTCGCCGTAGTAGCCGACTGCGCTCGCGTTGATCAGCACCGGCACCCCGGCGTCGGCCACGGCGCCGGCGAGCACCTCGGTGGGGCCGATCCGGCTGTCGCGCAGACTCTGCTTGAAGGCGCCGGACCAACGTTTGTCGCCGACGCCGACGCCGCAGAGATTCACTACCGCGTCCACGCCGTGCAGTGCGCCGGCGTCGAACTCCCCGGTGTCGGGGTTCCAGAACAGCTCGTCGCCGTTCGATGGTGCCCTGCGTACGATCCGGAGCACCCGGCGATCGGCGGCGCGCAGCGTTGACACCAGCGCCGAGCCGATCAGACCGGATGATCCCGCTATCGCGATGACGGCATCCGCCACAGTGGGGAGCCCCTCCTAACGGCCCTTACAGCCCGAGGTCGGCCTCGAACGCGCCTTCTTCGAGCCTGCGCTTGATGGTGGTCACGAACCGGCCGGCGTCGGCGCCGTCGATCAGTCGGTGGTCGTAGGTCAGCGGCAGGTAGCAGACCGAGCGCACGCCGATCGATTCATTGCCGTAGTCGTCGGAGATGACCCGCGGCCGCTTGACGATCGCCCCGGTACCCAGCATCGCCGCCTGCGGCGGCACCAGGATCGGGGTGTCGAACAGCGCCCCCTGGCTGCCGATGTTGGTGATGGTGAACGTGCCACCGGACAACTCGTCGGGCTTGAGGTTGCCCGACCGGGCCCGCGCCGCGATATCGGAGATGGCCCGCGCCAACCCGCCCAACGACAGATCGCCGGCGTTGTGGATCACGGGGGAGAGCAGACCCTGGTCGGTATCGACCGCGAAGCCGAGGTGCTCGGCGTCGTAGTAGGTGATCTCCTTGGTGTCCTCGTTGTAGCTGGCGTTGATGTTCGGGTGGATCTTCAACGCATCGATGACGGCACGGGCGATGAACGGCAGGTAGGTGAGGTTGACACCCTCGCGCTCGGCGAAGTCGGACTTCGCCCGGGCCCGCAACGCCACGATCTTGGTCATGTCGACCTCGTGGGTCTGGGTCAGCTGCGCGGTCGCCTGCAGCGATTCGCGTGTCTTCTTCGCGGTGATCTGGCGAATCCGGTTGGCCTTCTGCGTGGTTCCGCGCAGGTGGGCCAGGGCCGGAGCCGGCGCCGCCGAGGCAGCGGGGGCGGCGGCCTTGGGGGCCGCAGAGGCGGCCGGTGCCGGTGCCGGAGGTGCCTTCTTGGCCTCGGCCGCGGCGAGCACATCCTGTTTGCGGATGCGACCGCCGACGCCGGTGCCCTTGACCTCCGCGAGGTCAACGCCGTTCTCGGCAGCCAGCTTTCGCACCAGCGGGGTGACGTAGGGCGAACCGTCGCCGGCCGCGGCGGTCTCCGCCGCGGGTGCCCTCCGGGGCCGGTGCCGCCGCGGGAGCCTCGCCCGCGTCGCCGATGACCGCGAGCTCGCCACCGATCTCGACGGTGTCGTCCTCCTGGGCGACGATCTTCGTCAGCACACCCGCGGCGGGCGACGGGATCTCGGTGTCGACCTTGTCCGTGGACACCTCCAGCAGCGGCTCGTCGAGTTCGACGGTGTCGCCCTCCTGTTTAAGCCAGCGGGTGACGGTCCCCTCGGTGACGCTCTCACCTAGCGCGGGCATCTGGACGGAGATGGCCATGTGTATTGACTCCTCGGACGGTCACTTGTGACGACTCGAACTCTGGCTTACCACAGCTAGGTGCACTGGGTACGGCACCTAGGTGGATTGTCGGAACCATCCTGTCACTGCAGCACCATTCGCACGCACTCAGGGTTGCTCCGGGCTCTGGCACTATCGAGTGAGGGTTTGCAGGGCAGTTCGCTGAACTTCCCCAGAGCTGAGGAGACCGTTCCGTTGGGGTTGTTCGATGCGTTTCGCCGGGGCCGCTCGGCGCGCGGATCCGGCGGCGATGCGCTCGAGGATCTGCGGTATCTGCAGCGCTGGGTGGCCGAGCACGTCGGCGTCGAGGCCTTCGTGGAGCCCCGCACCACCGTCACCGACGTGACCGTCGTGTTGGTAGCTGCCGACGGGGAATGGACCCGGCGCCGCGCCGGCGGTGAGGCCGGGGCACGCCGGCTCAGCGACCGGCTGCAGATTCCGGTGTACGACGTCCAGAAGGTGGGATATCCGCAACGGATGCGGGACTTCGATGCGCGCCGGCGCATCGAACGGGAGCGCGCCGTGCGGCGCGAGCTGGACGACCGCTAGAGTCGGGGGCAACCGATACCTCCGGTATTGGATACTGTTCGTTACAGGTACCTCGTGGAGGGGTGGACTATGCAGCGCTTCGTCGTCAGCTCGGACGGAACCCGCATCGCGGTTTACGAACAAGGGGACCGGCAGCGTCCCACGCTGGTGATGGCGCACGGCTGGCCGGACTCGCACGTGTTGTGGAACGGCGTCACCGGCGAGCTGGGGGACCGCTTCCACATCGTGCGGTACGACAACCGCGGCGCCGGCGCCTCGGACGTTCCCAAGCCCGTCGCCGCCTACCGCATGGACCGGTTCGCCGACGACCTGTCCGCGGTGATCGAGGCTGTCAGCCCCGGGCGCCCCGTCCACGTGCTGGCCCACGACTGGGGCTCGGTGGGTGTGTGGGAGTACCTGAGCCGGCCGGAGGCCGCCGAGCGGGTGGCGTCCTTCACGTCGGTATCCGGACCCAGCACCGATCACTACGGCTCCTTCGTGCGCGGCCGGCTGGCCCGCCCCTACCGGCCCATCCGGTTCGCCAAGGCGGTGAACCTCGCCTCGCGGTTCAGCTACTGGATCCCGTTCTCGGTTCCCGTCATCGCGCCCGCGCTGATGCGCCGTGGGGCCGCACGCCGGCTGCAGGCCATCGACACCGCGGGCCCCAAATTCCAGTCCGAGACGCTCGACATCGATGCTGCGAACGGGCTGAAGATCTACCGCGCCAACGCGATTCGCTCTTTCACCACGCTGCGCAGTGACCACTACGTGACCGTGCCGGTGCAGCTGATCTGCAACGACCACGATCCCGTGGTGCGTGGGCACGGCTACGACGAAGCGTCCAAATGGGTGCCGCTGCTGTGGCGCCGCGACCTCAAGGCCGGGCACTGGGCCCCGTTCTCGCACTGGCGGGCGATCGCCAACGCGACGGCCGAGTTGATCGATCACATCGAGGGCGCCCCGGCATCGCGGGCGCTGCGGCGGGCACAGGTCGGCCGATCGCGCGAATATTTCGGCGACACACTGGTTTCGGTGACCGGCGCGGGCAGTGGCATCGGCCGCGCCACCGCGCTGGCATTCGCAGCCCAAGGCGCTGAAGTCGTCGTCAGCGACATCGATGAGGCCAGCGCCAAATCCACCGCCAACGAGATCGCCGCGCGTGGCGGGGTGGCACATGCCTACGGGCTCGACGTTTCCGACGCCGAGGCGGTCGAGAGCTTCGTCGAGGACGTGTGCAGCACGCACGGCGTACCCGACGTCGTGGTCAACAACGCCGGAATCGGCCACGGCGGCAAGTTCCTCGACACCCCGCCCGAGCAGTACGACCGCGTGCTCGACGTGAACTTCGGGGGAGTCG
It encodes:
- a CDS encoding DoxX family protein yields the protein MTTNLDTRLGTLSPAVISLFRVVFGFLFTIHGASKLFAWPVDSGSGAVPVGTWPYWYAGVLELVLGLLIMVGLFTRIAAFIASGQMAFAYFTQHQPKGLLPIENGGEPAVLFCFGFLLLAAIGGGAYALDAVRSRGKV
- the dtd gene encoding D-aminoacyl-tRNA deacylase, translating into MRVLVQRVTSASVAVDGEIVGAIEPNPQGLLALVGATHDDDAAKARRMAEKLWQLRILDGEKSASDVAAPILVISQFTLYANTDKGRRPSWNAAAPGPVAEPLVAEFADALRQLGAVVQTGVFGADMQVELVNDGPVTVLLEL
- a CDS encoding darcynin family protein; this encodes MFTVFMLVKTNPEWLGFPVAKRFDELARHLQPILDRHPAVSFRWYDTEFYTARVTDVLLWEAADPHEYELAIEELRETPLWDRYFTIVEILPGVANAYADNYGRSALG
- the glnA gene encoding type I glutamate--ammonia ligase gives rise to the protein MAEKTSDDIFKLIKDENVEYVDIRFCDLPGVVQHFSIPASAFDQSVFEDGLAFDGSSVRGFQSIHESDMMLLPDPDTARIDPFRAAKTLNLNFFVHDPFTREAYSRDPRNVARKAENYLASTGIADTCYFGAEAEFYIFDSVSFDSKINGTFYEVDSESGWWNTGEPFEADGSANRGYKVRPKGGYFPVAPYDHYVDLRDEMSTNLINAGFTLERGHHEVGTAGQAEINYKFNTLLAAADDVLLFKYIIKNTAWANGKTVTFMPKPLFGDNGSGMHAHQSLWKDGKPLFHDESGYAGLSDMARHYIGGILHHAPSLLAFTNPTVNSYKRLVPGYEAPINLVYSQRNRSACVRIPITGNNPKAKRLEFRCPDSSGNPYLAFSAMLMAGIDGIKKKIEPLAPVDKDLYELPPDEAANIPQAPTSLAAVIDRLEEDHEYLTEGGVFTEDLIETWISYKRENEIMPIQIRPHPYEFSLYYDV
- a CDS encoding RDD family protein — encoded protein: MARTMGTWLSGPGPFDAGDGEDAQDGRGKYPGERLGLPESGSGSLARMGRRLGALLIDWLVAYGLAGLVMALGLISLPMLSTAVLVIWMVLGTVAVRLFSFTPGQLAVGLAVVPADGRDRIGIVRAFLRVVLIALVIPPLVSDSDLRGLHDRLTFTAVVRR
- a CDS encoding DUF4191 domain-containing protein, which codes for MAKTRNAAETKAAKAEAKAARKAASKQRRSQLWQAFQIQRKEDKRLLPYMIGAFVLIVAAAVVAGVLIGGFTMYTLIPLGVVLGALVAFIIFGRRAQKSVYLKAEGQTGAAAWALDNLRGKWRVTPGVAATGHFDAVHRVIGRPGVIFVGEGSANRVKPLLAQEKKRTARLVGEVPIYDIVVGNGEGEVPLSKLERHLNKLPANITVKQMDSIESRLAALGTKTGPAGMPKGPMPAGAKMRGVQRTVRRR
- the lipA gene encoding lipoyl synthase, whose amino-acid sequence is MTVVPEGRKLLRLEVRNAQTPIERKPPWIKTRAKMGPEYTALKGLVRREGLHTVCEEAGCPNIFECWEDREATFLIGGEQCTRRCDFCQIDTGKPAELDRDEPRRVAESVQAMGLKYSTVTGVARDDLPDGGAWLYAETVRQIHALNPNTGVELLAPDFNGNPDQLAEVFESRPEVFAHNVETVPRIFKRIRPAFRYDRSLAVITAARNFGLVTKSNLILGMGETIDEVQTALRDLHDAGCDIVTITQYLRPSPRHHPVERWVHPDEFVELSSYAEGLGFAGVLAGPLVRSSYRAGRLYAQAARVRFADQPPVS
- the lipB gene encoding lipoyl(octanoyl) transferase LipB, encoding MTSIRSAAAPLEVRRLGTLDYEAAWELQREIADARVAGGPDTLLLLEHPAVYTAGKRTEPHERPLDGTPVVDTDRGGKITWHGPGQLVGYPIIGLAEPLDVVNFVRRLEQALISVCADLGLETERVEGRSGVWVPGDGLRPARKVGAIGIRVSRATTLHGFALNCDCDLSAYSSIVPCGIADAGVTSLTAELGRRVTVGDVTDRVATAVSDALDGRLEVALKVG
- a CDS encoding TIGR01777 family oxidoreductase translates to MADAVIAIAGSSGLIGSALVSTLRAADRRVLRIVRRAPSNGDELFWNPDTGEFDAGALHGVDAVVNLCGVGVGDKRWSGAFKQSLRDSRIGPTEVLAGAVADAGVPVLINASAVGYYGDTRDRVTEESAPQGHGFLAGLCADWEAATAPAIAAGSRVALLRTGLVMAPSGGMVNRLKPLFSLGLGARLGNGRQYIPWISLEDEIRAVLFAMENESLSGPVNLTGPAPVTNAEFTAALGRALNRPTPAMVPGFALRTLLGEFADEALLVGQRAIPAALERAGFVFHHKTIGEALAYATAPKDL
- a CDS encoding oxidoreductase codes for the protein MGLFDAFRRGRSARGSGGDALEDLRYLQRWVAEHVGVEAFVEPRTTVTDVTVVLVAADGEWTRRRAGGEAGARRLSDRLQIPVYDVQKVGYPQRMRDFDARRRIERERAVRRELDDR
- a CDS encoding SDR family oxidoreductase, whose protein sequence is MQRFVVSSDGTRIAVYEQGDRQRPTLVMAHGWPDSHVLWNGVTGELGDRFHIVRYDNRGAGASDVPKPVAAYRMDRFADDLSAVIEAVSPGRPVHVLAHDWGSVGVWEYLSRPEAAERVASFTSVSGPSTDHYGSFVRGRLARPYRPIRFAKAVNLASRFSYWIPFSVPVIAPALMRRGAARRLQAIDTAGPKFQSETLDIDAANGLKIYRANAIRSFTTLRSDHYVTVPVQLICNDHDPVVRGHGYDEASKWVPLLWRRDLKAGHWAPFSHWRAIANATAELIDHIEGAPASRALRRAQVGRSREYFGDTLVSVTGAGSGIGRATALAFAAQGAEVVVSDIDEASAKSTANEIAARGGVAHAYGLDVSDAEAVESFVEDVCSTHGVPDVVVNNAGIGHGGKFLDTPPEQYDRVLDVNFGGVVNCCRSFARRLVDRGTGGHIVNVASMAAYSPSASMNAYSTSKAAVFMFSDCLRAELSSAGVGLTTICPGVIDTNIIDTTRFDVPTEKQGEVEQLRAQTKKVFAARRYGPDKVAKAIVDAVRTGKAVRPVTPEAYAAYGASRLVPSALRRAARSGSF